The stretch of DNA GGCCACCAGCTTCGTCGTCGCGATCGCGAGGTACGCGACGGTGATCGGGACGAGTGGGCGGACGACCCGCCCGAACGGCGTCCCGCGGAAGCCGCGCGCGGCGACGATCGCGAACGGCAGCGTCGCCGACAGCACGATGATCTGCCCGACCCGGAACAGTTCGACCAGCGCTGGCACACGGGATTGCTGAACCGTATCGTAGTTAGCCTTTGTGACCGCAGGGGGCGGATGGCAAGACATTACTTCCCGCCACCGGCACTGCCTCTATGGCCACACGGCGACCACCGCTGTACGGGGTCCACGAGGACCGCGGCGCGGGGTTCACCGACTTCGGCGGCTGGGAGATGCCCGTGGAGTTCGACTCCATCCGGGACGAACACGCCGCCGTCCGGGAGGCCGCCGGGATCTTCGACGTCTCCCACATGGGGGAGATTCGCGTCGAGGGCCCCGACGCCGAGACCCTGATGCAACGGCTCACGACCAACGACGTCTCCGCGATGGGGGCGGGCGACGCCCAGTACACCTGCATCACGGACGAGTCGGGGATCATCCAGGACGACACGATGATCTACCGCCTGCCCGACGGCGACTACCTGTTCGTCCCCAACGCCGGCCACGATGAGGCGGCCGAGAAGCGGTGGGTCGACTACCGCGACGAGCACGAACTCGACGCCACGGTCGAGAACGAGACCGCGGACTGGGCGATGTTCGCAGTACAGGGTCCGGACGCGATCGGGCTCACCGCGGACGCAGTCGACACCGTCGGCGCTCCACTGGCCGAGGAGAGCGACGCGATCGCCGACCTCTCGCGGTTCACGGCGACGGAGGCGACCGTCGCCGGCGTCGACTGTCTGGTGGCCCGCACGGGCTACACTGGCGAGGACGGCGTGGAGATCCTCTGTTCGACCGACGACGCCGAGACGGTCTGGGCGGCGTTCGACTGCCAGCCCTGCGGGCTCGGCGCGCGGGACACCCTCCGGATGGAGGCCGGCCTGCTGCTCTCCGGGCAGGATTTCCACCCCGAGGAGAACCCCCGAACCCCGTACGAGGCCGGCATCGGCTTCACCGTCGACCTCGACACCGAGTTCGTCGGCCGGGACGCGCTGGCGACCCAGCAGGAGGCCGGCGTCGCGGTGACGTTCACCGGGCTCACGCTGCAGGAGCGCGGCGTCGCCCGCCACGGCTACGAGATCACCCACGACGGCGAGCCCGTCGGCGAGGTCACCAGCGGGACGATGAGCCCCACGCTGGGCGAGCCGATCGCGCTGGGCTACCTCCCGACCGAGCTGGCTGAGGACGGCACCGAACTCCACGTCGTGATCCGCGGCGAGGAGAAACGAGCGGCAGTCACCACACCCCCCTTCATCGACCAATGAGCTTCGACGTACCCGACGACCGGAACTACCTCGCATCGCACGAGTGGGTCACCACCGACGAGCCCACCCGAATCGGCATCTCCGACTTCGCGCAGGACGAACTCGGCGACGTGGTGTTCGTGGAACTGCCCGACGAGGGCGAGGAGATCAGCCACGACGAGGCGTTCGGCGTCGTCGAGTCGATCAAGGCGGTGTCGGACCTCTACGCCCCGGTTTCGGGCGAGGTCGTCGCCGTGAACGAGGCGCTCCACGACCAGCCCGAACTGGTCAACGAGGACCCCTACGGCGACGGCTGGCTGCTCGAAGTCGAGCCCAGCGACGAGTCGGAGTTCGAGGAGCTGATGGACGCCGAAGAGTACGAAGCGCAGATCGCCTGAGCCGCCGGCAGCACCGTTTTCTTCGGGTCCTCAACGCCCCGCAATAGCTACACCCGAGCGACAGAGAGAACAGTCGTGACCAGATCCAGCCAGCAATCGATCGGGTTCCTCCCCGTCGTCGTCGCCGCCCTCGGCGTTTCCCTGCTCGGCTACGGCGTGCCCGTGGTCGGCGCGTCGCCGCTGGCTGGCGTGTGGCTGGGCGGTTCGGGCCTGTTCCTGCTTCTCTCGGGGGCCGTCGCGACCCCGTGGGCGGCTGGTCGGTTCGACCTCACGCCCGCCCAGCAACGCACCACCGCGCTCGTCTTCGGCGTTGGCGGCGCCGTGCTGTTGGCGCTGTTCGTCGCCGTGAACGTCGCGAGCTTCGAGTCGGGAGAGAGCATCGGGAGCTGAGCCGTCCCCAGTCACCACGACCCTGTACAGGCACCCCCAGTCACGCGCCGGAGTCGGCACGTCTTTGTCCCCGAGGGACCACGGTTTCGACCATGAGCAACGGCAGTTCTCACCACGGAGGGAGACGATGAGCGGGAGTCCGTACGCCCCTCACACCGACGCCGAGACGGCGGCGATGCTCGACGCCGTCGGCGCCGACGACGAGGCCGAACTGTTCGACATCCCCGAGCCCGTCGCGTTCGACGGCGAGTTCGGCATCGACGCGCGGAGCGAGCAGGCGCTTCGCCGGGAGCTCTCGGGGCTGCTGGCGGAGAACGACGACCTGACTGAGTTCCTCGGTCGCGGGCACTACGAGCACTACGTGCCGAGCGTCGTCGACAGCCTCTCGCAGCGCTCGGAGTTCCTCACGTCCTACACGCAGTACCAGCCCGAGATCACGCAGGGGTTCCTGCAGGCGCTGTTCGAGTACCAGTCGATGCTCGTGGAGCTCACCGGGCTGGGGATCGCGAACTGCTCGATGTACGACGCCGCGACCGCGCTGGGCGAGGCCGCGCTGCTCGCCGAGCGCGTTCGCAGCGCCGACGGCGAGGTCGTGCTCGTGCCCGAGCAGCTCCGGGAGGGGAAACGCTCCGTGCTCGCGAACTACGTCGACGGCGCAGCGCTCCGGATCGAAGAGTACCCATCCGAGCAGGGAACCGCCGACATCGATGCGCTCGCCGACACGGTCGACGAAGAGACGCTGTTCGTCTACGCCGAGACGCCGACGGTCCGGGGCTGTATCGAGCCCGACCTCGCCGAGATCGGTGAGATCGCCGAGGAGGCGGACGCGATGTTCTGTCTCGGCTCGGACCCCGTCGCGCTGTCGATTCTCGAAGAGCCGGCCAGCGTCGGCGCCGACGTCGTCGTCGGCGAGGCCGGCGTGCTCGGCCTGCCCGCCGCCTACGGCATGGGACTCGGCCTGTTCGCCTGCAAGGAGGAGTTCCTTCGGCAGGTGCCCGGGCGGCTGGTCGGCGCCAGCGAGGACGAATCGGGCACCCGGGCGTACACGCTGACGCTCCAGACCCGCGAGCAGCACATCCGCAAGGAGCGCGCCACCTCGAACATCTGCACCAATCAGGCGTGGGTCGCGCTCCGGGCGGCGATGCACGCGGCGTATCTGGGCGCCGACGGGCTCGTCGGCCTCGCGGAGGACTGTGTGACGCTCGCCCGCGATCTGGCCGACGACATCGACGAGATCACCGGCCTCCGCGCGCCCGTCGACGACCGTCACCACTTCCGCGAGTTCGTCGTCGGCACCGACCAGCCCGCGAAGGCGATCGCCGACGACCTGCAGGAGGAGGGGTTCGCGGTCCACGTGATCGGCGATCACCGCCTGCAGGTCTGTATTACCGACGCGAACGCCCACGCGGCGGACGATCTCGTCGCGGCGTTCGAGGAGGTGGCGGCATGAGCGGAAACGGACCGGACGGGACGAGCGACCGCGAGCCGGGACGAACGTACGACCAGGCGAGGTACGCGGTCGGCGACGACGAGAACGAGCCGCTGCTGAGCGAGAAGCGCAGCGACACCGTCGAACCCGGCGACGCGCTGCCCGAGGAGCTGACCCGTGACGAGCTCACGCTGCCCAACCCCGAAGAGCCCGAGGTGGCGCGGCACTACACCCGGCTCTCCCAGATGAACTGGAGCATCGAGTCGGGGCCGTACCCGCTTGGCTCGTGTACGATGAAGTACAACCCCCCGGTGACCGAGGACGTCGCCGCCGATCCGAACGCGGCGGTCCACCCCGACCGCTCGCCCGACTCGATTCAGGGGACGCTCGGGCTGCTTGCGGGGCTACAGGACTACCTCGCCCGCATCGGCGGGATGGACGCCGTGACGCTCCAGCCGCCCGCGGGCGCGGCGGGTGAGTTCACCGGGATCGCGATCGCCCGGGCGTACCACCGCGCGAACGGCGAGGACCGCAGCGAGGTGCTGATCCCGAGTTCCGCCCACGGGACGAACTTCGCGACGGCGGCGCTGGCTGGCTACGACGTGGTCGAACTCCCCTCCGGCGACGACGGCCGAGTCGACATGGAGGCGTTGGAGGCTGCGGTCTCTTCGGACACGGCGGCGCTGATGCTCACTAACCCGAACACGGTGGGGCTGTTCGAGCGCGACATCGAGGATATCGCGGACGTCGTCCACGACGCCGGCGGCCTGCTCTACTACGACGGCGCGAACCTCAACGCCCTGCTCGGCCGTGCGCGGCCCGGGGACATGGGGTTCAACATCATGCACTACAACGTCCACAAGACGTTCGCGACGCCCCACGGCGGCGGTGGGCCGGGGGCGGGCCCGGTCGGCGTCACCGAGGAACTCGCACCGTACCTCCCGAACCCCCGGGTGGAGGAGACGGACTCGGGCTACGAACTGGCCGAGACCGACGAGGCGATCGAGCGCGTCCACGGGTTCCAGGGGAACTGGCTCGTGCTCGTGAAGGCGTACGCCTACATCGCCCGGCTGGGCGACGCGGGCCTACGCGACGCCAGCGCGAAGTCGGTGCTGAATGCGAACTACCTCGCCGAGCAGATCGACCTCGACGTGCCGTACGGACCGTTCCACCACGAGTTCGCGGCGACCGCCGGCGACGCCGCGGCCGCCGACGTGGCCAAACGGATGCTCGACTTCGGCGTCCACCCGCCGACGACGAACTGGCCGGAGATGGTGCCCGAAGCGATGCTGACCGAGCCGACCGAGATCGAGAGCAAGCAGTCGCTGGACGACCTCGCGGCGGCGTTCGACAACGCGCTGGGGTCGACCGAGGCAGAGCGTCACGACGCGCCGAATCGGACGACTGCCCGGCGGATCGACCAGACGGGCGCCGCACGGAACCCGCGACTCTCGTGGCAGGCGCTGGGCGAAGAGTAGCGAGCCGAGAAAACGGGGTCCGCGCTATGCGGTCTGCTGGGTGCTGATCCCGTTGACCTGAATGAAGCCGTAGTTGCAGTCCTCACACTGCCACTTCGTCTTCTTCCCGAGGTGGAGGTTCATCGACGCGGTCTTCCAGAACGTCCGCGTTCCCCCACAGTCCGGACACTCGTGTTCGGCTTCGAGGCTCATGGCTGTGGAGTTCGGTCGTGGGCGTGTTGAAGATGTCGTTTCTTCCATCGACGCCGTGAGTACGGTCGAATTGGTCGGTTCGAGGGGTGTGTACGTGACTGCGACCGCGACAGCAACGGTATCTCGGTCGTTGGCACATGGAACAGCGACCGCGACGGCGACAGCAGCTCGATGCTTGGCCACTTGTGACCGCAGTGCGCCGAACACGAGGTTCGGCGCAGCACGGAGTCCCCACCCCTCCCCCCGCCGGCGCCGTGATTGGCGCCGGCAAGGCGTCCACCGCCACCGCACCGCGGTGGCTGTCGGCGCGCGACGTGAGCCCCTCCGTGGGCGAACGAGCGCGCGAGGGATGAGCGAACGAAGTGAGCGAATCGGCTGGGGAGGATTGAGGGCTGTGCGGGGCGGTTGCGGTCGCAAGTGGTCTCGCACCGAGCTGCTGTTGCTGTTCGCGGTCAAAACACCGAGGTCTCGGATCACGGTCACGATCGTCGTCCCCAGTTCGACGTCAATCACGAAAAAAGCAGAAAACACCCAACCGGACCAACCACACCGAACACCGTCGTAACAAGCTACTTCCCCCATCCCACCCAACCCCCACGTATGTCCGTTACGCTGTACGCACTGGACGGCTGCCCGTGGTGTGAGAAGGCACACGACGCCCTCGAAGCGGCGGGCGTCGAGTACGACACGGTCTGGGTCGACGCGCTCCACTCCGAGCGCGACGAGGTCGCCCGCGTGAGCAATCAGCGCGCGGTGCCCGTGCTCGTCGACGAGGCCCACGGCGTCACCATGGCCGAGAGCGCGAACATCGTCGAGTACGTGGAGCGGACCCTCGCGTGACCGTCTACACCGGCCGGGGCGACGAGGGCCAGACCGACCTCGGCAACGCCGAACGCGTCTCGAAGACAGACCACCGCATCGAAGCCTACGGCACCGTCGACGAGGCCAACGCGCTCGTCGGTCGCGTGCGCCCGACGGGGTACGACGACGTGGACGACCAGCTCAAGCAGGTCCAGAACTGTCTCCACGTCGTGCAGGCGGAGTTCGCCAACCCCGACACCGGCGAGGACGACCCGCAGATCGGCCCGGAGGATATCGACCAACTGGAGGACTGGATCGACGAGGCCGACGAGGAACTGGAACCGCTCACCTCCTTCATCCTCCCCGGCGGCGGCGACGCCGGCGCGCGCCTCCATCAGGCCCGCGCGGTCACCCGTCGCGCGGAACGCCGCGCGGTCGCGCTGGCCGAACAGGACGACGAGGCGGTCAACGCCGAGGCGATCCGCTACCTGAATCGTCTCTCGGACTACCTGTTCACCGCCGCGCGGCTCGTGAACCAGCGCGACGGCGTGCCCGAGGAGTCGCCGACGTACTGAGGCGGCCTCAAAGCTTTTCGACCTCGAACACCCAACACTAGACATGGCCAGTCACTTCGAGGACGCGCGCTACTACCTGGGTCGGGCAGTCGAACACGCCAAGGCCGGCGTCGAGGAGGAACTGGAACCGCTGGAGGAGCGAGTTCGGAAGCTCACGGGCACGGAGAAAGTGCCCGAACCGAGCCGACTCGAGACGCTCCAGTCCGACCTGAAGGAACTGGAGCAGCGCGCCGAGGGCGAAGCCCGGGAGGCGATCGAAAACGCCCGCGAACGGGTGACCGCGTTCCGGGAGCAGCGCGAGGAGTGAGACAGTACGCTTAAGTCCGCCCTCGGCGTTGTTCGTGGTGAAGGGTCGGTGGTCTAGTCCGGTTATGACGGCTCCTTCACACGGAGCAGGCCCCAAGTTCAAATCTTGGCCGACCCACTTTCTCTGCGTCGTCGATCAGTGAGGGTCCCGTATCTCCGGCGGCCTGTCGTCGTCGCCGAAGCGGCTGTGTTTCCCGACTCGGTAGTAAGCGAGCGCCGACGCCACGAGGTCGGTATCTTCGCCCCGGCGGTCAGCCGCCGAGGTAGAGCTGGCCGACCTCGGGGTTGTCAAGCAGCGCGTCGGCGTCGTTCTCGAACCGCACGGTCCCCTGATCGAGGACGTAGCCGCGGTCGGAGATGTCCAGTCCCTCCACGGCGTTCTGTTCGACCATCAAGATCGCCGTCCCCAGCTCGTTGACGGTCTGGACGTTCTCGAACACGTCCTGGACGATGTTCGGCGCGAGCCCGGCCGAGGGCTCGTCGATGAGCAGGACGTCCGGCTCGGTCATGAGTGCACGGGCGAACGCCAGCACCTGCCGCTGGCCGCCCGAGAGCGTGCTGGCTTTCGCCCGCCGCTTGTCGTCGAGGATGTCGAAGCGGTCGTACAGCTGGTCCATCGTCTCCTCGACGCCGCTGTCGCGGGACACCCCGCCCATGCGGAGGTTCTCGTCGACGGTCATCGAGCCGAACACGTTGTCGACCTGCGGGACGTACCCCATCCCCTGCCGGACGAGATCCGGGGGCTCGGCGCCGGAGATCTCCTCGCCGCGGAACCGCACCGAGCCCTCCCACGGGGTCAACAGCCCGAACACCGTCTTCAGGACGGTCGACTTCCCGGCGCCGTTCGGCCCGACGAGGCAGACGATCTCCTCCGACTGGAGATGCATCGAGAGGTCGTCGAGCACCTGGACGTCGCCGTAGCCGGCGTCGACCGAGTCGACGTCGAGGACGGGCTCAGACATCGCTCCCACCCCCGAGGTACGCCTCGACGACACGGTCGTCGCTGCGGACCTGTTCGGCGCTGCCCTCCATCAGGACGGCGCCCTGGTTGAGTACCACGATCGGGTCCGCGAGATCCATGATGAACCCCATGTCGTGCTCGATGATGAGGAACGTGATCCCGTCCTCGTGGAGCTCCTCGATGATGTCGGCGAGCTTGTTCGCGAGCGTCGGGTTCACGCCCGCGACCGGCTCGTCCAGCAGCAGCAGATCCGGCTCGGCGAGCATCGCCCGCGCGAGCTCGACGAGCTTCAGCTGGCCGCCCGAGATGTCGGTCGCGGGCTGGCCGGCGAGGTGGTCGATCTCGAAGCGCTCCAGCAGCGCCTCGGCGCGTTCGAGGTTGCGGCGCTCCTCCGCGGCGACCGTCCCGGGCTGGGTGAACAGCGGGAGGAACGACTCGCCGAGCTGGTTCTGGGGCCCGACGAGCATCGCCTCCCGGACGGTCATCCCCTCCAGCTTCCGGGGGGTCTGGAACGTCCGGACGAGCCCGTGTTCGGTCACCTCGTGGGGCTCCATCCCCGTCGTCTCCGTCTCGTTGACGACGACGCGGCCGCCGTCGGGCTCGTAGAACCCCGACACGAGGTTGAAGAACGTCGACTTGCCCGCGCCGTTGGGGCCGATCATCCCCGTGATGGTGCCGCGCTCGACTTCCATCGTCACGTCGTCGGTGGCCGTGAGGCCGCCGAAGGATTTCCGGAGGTTCTCGGTGCGGAGCACGGGGTCACTCATCGCTCCCACCCCCGCGAGCGCCCGGCCAGATGAGTTCGTCGCGGGGCGGCAGCACGCCCTGCGGCCGGAACCGCATCACCAGGATGATCAGCAGGCCGACCGCGAACAGCCGCCACGACGCGCTGAGGCCGAAGGCCCGCGTCCCCTCGATGATGGCGACGATGACGACGCCGCCGAACAGCGCGCCGCGGTTGGAGCCGCTGCCGCCGAGGATCACCGCGATCCACGCGTAGAACGTGTAGATCGGGTCGAAGATGTCGGGCGTGAGGAAGTAGTTCGAGTACGCGTAGTAGACGCCGGCGAGCATCGTGACGACGCTGCCGAGCACGAACGCCTGCATCCGGAACGCGTACGCGTTCTTCCCGAGCGCCTCCGCGAGGTCCTCGTCGCTGCGGATCGTCCGCAGGACGCGCCCCCACGGCGAGCGGTGGACCCGCCGCAGCACGAGGTAGGAGACGAGCACGAAGCTGCCGACGACGAGGGCGTTCAGCAGCCCGTTCCAGAACTGGAAGCTGAGGGTGTAAATCCCCAAGTCGACGGTGCCGATGTCCCGCGGGAGCGTCTCCAGCACGGGGACGCCCTCGAAGAACAGCGGGACGCCGCCGACGCCGCTGGTCCCGCCGGTCCAGTTCTCCTGATTCCGGAACACCAACCGCACGACCTCCGCGAGGCCGAGGCTGGCGATCGCGAGGTAGTCCTCGCGCAGGCTCAGCGTCGGGATCCCGATCGCGAGCGCGAGCAGCACTGTCACGACGACCGCGGCGAACAGCCCCACGATGGGCGGTACCGCGTCCGTGATCGGCGACCCGCTCGCCGACAGCAACACGGGCACGTACGCGCCGAGGCCGAAGAACGCGGCGACGCTGAAGTTGATGAGGCCGGCGTACCCCCACTGGACGTTCAGCCCGAGGCTGAGGAGGCCGTACATCGCAGCCAGCGACACGAGGAAGACGAGGTAGGACGGCGAGACGAGGCCGACCAGCGTGCCGCCGACCAGCGCGAGCGCCGCCGCCACGAGTACGGCGTTCGTCGCCCGCTCGATCTGTGCCTGTCTCGTGTCCTCGCTCTCCTCGAAGGCGGAGCGTGTTTCGTCGGCCATCTACGTCACCTCCTCCCCGGCGATGCCGGTCGGGCGAACGAGCAACACGAGCACCATGATGACGAACGCGATCGCGTTGGCGTACGCCGGTTCGATGGGGATGCCGACGTCCGTGAGCACCGGCGTGAGTCGGTTCACCATCCCGATGACGAACCCGCCGAGCATCGCGCCGTAGACGCTGCCGATCCCGCCGAGGATGACGGCCGCGAACACGACGAGCAGGAGGTTGAACCCCATTCGGGGGCTGAGCTGGTTGTACAGCCCGAGGAACACGCCGGCGGCGCCGGCCAGCCCCGCACCGATCACCCACATCGACGTGATGACGCGCTCGGTGCGGATGCCCGACACCTTCGCGAGCTCCTCGTTGTCGGCGGTGGCTCGCATCGTCCGGCCGAGCGTCGTGTACTGGAGCACGACGTGGAGCGCGACGACGAGCGTGGCCGAGACCAGCACGATCGCGACCTCGTGTTCGGTGAGCGTGATGCCCGTGAGGTCCTCGATCCAGGGGATCGGTCGGAGCACGGTGATGCCGTACTCGTACGTCCCCGAGCCGAACCGGAGTTGGACGAGCGCCCGGTAGACGAACGCCACGCCGATGCTCGTGATGAGCAGGCCGATCGAGTCCACGTCCAGCGGCTCGTAGATCAGGTAGTGCGTGGCGACGGCGACGACGGCCGCGACGGCGATACCCGCAAGCAGTGCCGCGTAGAACCCCAGCGGAAGCGCGAACAGCGTCGGCCCGGCGGTGCCGATGGCGCCCAGCGTGACGAGGCCGGCGTAGGCGCCGACGGTCATCGTGTCGCCGTGGGCGAAGTTCGCGAAGTTCGCGATCGAGTAGACGAGCGAGAGCCCGATTCCCCCGAGCACGATGATCGCCGAGAACACGACGCCGTTCGCGAGGTAGTTCAACAGCTGTGGGAGGTAGCTGCCGCCCAGCTGTGCGACTGCCGACGCGAGCACGCCGGCGGCGGAGAGACTGCCGATCATTGGCGCATCGGGTTACTCGCCCGTGATGAAGCCCGTCGACTCGTACTCGTGATCCTGCACGGTGAGGATCTGGAGGTACGCCACGGGGTCGCCGTTCTCGTCGAAGTCGATCGGGCCGCTGACGCCCTGGTAATCGACGTCGCTGGCGCTGCCGCTGTCGGCGAGGATCTCGCTTCCGGCCTCGAAGGAGGTCACCTGCTCGCCCTCCGGGCGGGTGACGTCCCGGACCACGTCGCCCAGCGCCGCGCCGGTGAACTCGTCGGCGGCCTGGATCGACAGCGCGGCCGTCACCACGCAGTCGTAGGCGTACGCCGCCCACACCGTGGGCTCGCGATCGTACTCGGACTCGAACTCGGAGGCGAACGACTGGTAGTTCTCCTGATCGACCGGCGCCGACGGGAGGACGACCTTCATCCCTTCGAGGCTCCCCTCGGGCGTGTTGTCGAGCACGTCCGAGCCCTGGACGGAGTCGGCGCCGTACCAGGTCGCCTGCCCCTCGACGCCGCTGCTGTACGCCTCCTGGGTCATCGTCGTGAACTCCGGCTGGTAGGTGATGAACAGCCAGGCGTCGGCGTCCGTGTTCGCCATCTGGCTGACGACGCTGCTGTAGGAGGACTGCCCCTGGTCGTGAGAGGAGTCGTAGAGGATCTCCCCGTCGTAGGCGTCCCGGAACGCCTGCGTGATGCCGGAGCCGTAGTCGTTGTTCACGTACGTCAGCGCGACCGACTCGTTGCCGTCCTCGCTGATGATGTCCGCGAGCGCGGAGGACTGCGTGCGCCCGGTCGGCGACATCCGGAGCAGCCCCGGGTAGTCGGTGAGGCCGGGGCTCGTGGAGTTCTGTGAGAGCTGGACCACGTCGGTCCCCTCGATCACGCTCTGGTAGATCGCGATCGAGACCCCGGAGCCGACCGCGCCGATGAGGAACGGCACGCCCTGTTGATTGACGAGCTGCTGGGCGGCGCTCACCCCGGTCGACTGCTGGCTCTGGGAGTCCTGGACGCTGATCGAGAGCTCGCGCCCGCCGATGCCGACGTCGTTGACGGCCGACAGCGCGAGGTCGCGACCCCGCTGGTTCCGCTCACCGAAGGCGGACAGCGATCCGGTCTGGGAGTCCACCATCCCGATCTCGTAGGGGCCGCTCTCGCCGCCGCCGCCGAGATCGACACAGCCCGCGGTCGCCGCGATACCGGCGACGCCGGTCGCTCGGAGCATGTCCCGCCTGCTGAGACGTTTGGTATTGTGTACCATGTTGACGTTCATAAATGGGCTGCAGCGCATATACCCCTTGCCCCTCTCGGGGTCGGCGGTGCCCGACGGCGCGGGGTCTCGAGTGCGGGGCCGTACGGGCGTCACGGCCCTCGTCCGTTCCCTCACGCCCCGCCACCACTCGCGTCC from Halolamina sediminis encodes:
- the gcvT gene encoding glycine cleavage system aminomethyltransferase GcvT gives rise to the protein MATRRPPLYGVHEDRGAGFTDFGGWEMPVEFDSIRDEHAAVREAAGIFDVSHMGEIRVEGPDAETLMQRLTTNDVSAMGAGDAQYTCITDESGIIQDDTMIYRLPDGDYLFVPNAGHDEAAEKRWVDYRDEHELDATVENETADWAMFAVQGPDAIGLTADAVDTVGAPLAEESDAIADLSRFTATEATVAGVDCLVARTGYTGEDGVEILCSTDDAETVWAAFDCQPCGLGARDTLRMEAGLLLSGQDFHPEENPRTPYEAGIGFTVDLDTEFVGRDALATQQEAGVAVTFTGLTLQERGVARHGYEITHDGEPVGEVTSGTMSPTLGEPIALGYLPTELAEDGTELHVVIRGEEKRAAVTTPPFIDQ
- the gcvH gene encoding glycine cleavage system protein GcvH: MSFDVPDDRNYLASHEWVTTDEPTRIGISDFAQDELGDVVFVELPDEGEEISHDEAFGVVESIKAVSDLYAPVSGEVVAVNEALHDQPELVNEDPYGDGWLLEVEPSDESEFEELMDAEEYEAQIA
- the gcvPA gene encoding aminomethyl-transferring glycine dehydrogenase subunit GcvPA; translated protein: MSGSPYAPHTDAETAAMLDAVGADDEAELFDIPEPVAFDGEFGIDARSEQALRRELSGLLAENDDLTEFLGRGHYEHYVPSVVDSLSQRSEFLTSYTQYQPEITQGFLQALFEYQSMLVELTGLGIANCSMYDAATALGEAALLAERVRSADGEVVLVPEQLREGKRSVLANYVDGAALRIEEYPSEQGTADIDALADTVDEETLFVYAETPTVRGCIEPDLAEIGEIAEEADAMFCLGSDPVALSILEEPASVGADVVVGEAGVLGLPAAYGMGLGLFACKEEFLRQVPGRLVGASEDESGTRAYTLTLQTREQHIRKERATSNICTNQAWVALRAAMHAAYLGADGLVGLAEDCVTLARDLADDIDEITGLRAPVDDRHHFREFVVGTDQPAKAIADDLQEEGFAVHVIGDHRLQVCITDANAHAADDLVAAFEEVAA
- the gcvPB gene encoding aminomethyl-transferring glycine dehydrogenase subunit GcvPB, giving the protein MSGNGPDGTSDREPGRTYDQARYAVGDDENEPLLSEKRSDTVEPGDALPEELTRDELTLPNPEEPEVARHYTRLSQMNWSIESGPYPLGSCTMKYNPPVTEDVAADPNAAVHPDRSPDSIQGTLGLLAGLQDYLARIGGMDAVTLQPPAGAAGEFTGIAIARAYHRANGEDRSEVLIPSSAHGTNFATAALAGYDVVELPSGDDGRVDMEALEAAVSSDTAALMLTNPNTVGLFERDIEDIADVVHDAGGLLYYDGANLNALLGRARPGDMGFNIMHYNVHKTFATPHGGGGPGAGPVGVTEELAPYLPNPRVEETDSGYELAETDEAIERVHGFQGNWLVLVKAYAYIARLGDAGLRDASAKSVLNANYLAEQIDLDVPYGPFHHEFAATAGDAAAADVAKRMLDFGVHPPTTNWPEMVPEAMLTEPTEIESKQSLDDLAAAFDNALGSTEAERHDAPNRTTARRIDQTGAARNPRLSWQALGEE
- a CDS encoding DUF7838 family putative zinc beta-ribbon protein, which gives rise to MSLEAEHECPDCGGTRTFWKTASMNLHLGKKTKWQCEDCNYGFIQVNGISTQQTA
- a CDS encoding glutaredoxin family protein; amino-acid sequence: MSVTLYALDGCPWCEKAHDALEAAGVEYDTVWVDALHSERDEVARVSNQRAVPVLVDEAHGVTMAESANIVEYVERTLA
- a CDS encoding cob(I)yrinic acid a,c-diamide adenosyltransferase, which produces MTVYTGRGDEGQTDLGNAERVSKTDHRIEAYGTVDEANALVGRVRPTGYDDVDDQLKQVQNCLHVVQAEFANPDTGEDDPQIGPEDIDQLEDWIDEADEELEPLTSFILPGGGDAGARLHQARAVTRRAERRAVALAEQDDEAVNAEAIRYLNRLSDYLFTAARLVNQRDGVPEESPTY
- a CDS encoding DUF7553 family protein, which produces MASHFEDARYYLGRAVEHAKAGVEEELEPLEERVRKLTGTEKVPEPSRLETLQSDLKELEQRAEGEAREAIENARERVTAFREQREE
- a CDS encoding ABC transporter ATP-binding protein; protein product: MSEPVLDVDSVDAGYGDVQVLDDLSMHLQSEEIVCLVGPNGAGKSTVLKTVFGLLTPWEGSVRFRGEEISGAEPPDLVRQGMGYVPQVDNVFGSMTVDENLRMGGVSRDSGVEETMDQLYDRFDILDDKRRAKASTLSGGQRQVLAFARALMTEPDVLLIDEPSAGLAPNIVQDVFENVQTVNELGTAILMVEQNAVEGLDISDRGYVLDQGTVRFENDADALLDNPEVGQLYLGG
- a CDS encoding ABC transporter ATP-binding protein, which gives rise to MSDPVLRTENLRKSFGGLTATDDVTMEVERGTITGMIGPNGAGKSTFFNLVSGFYEPDGGRVVVNETETTGMEPHEVTEHGLVRTFQTPRKLEGMTVREAMLVGPQNQLGESFLPLFTQPGTVAAEERRNLERAEALLERFEIDHLAGQPATDISGGQLKLVELARAMLAEPDLLLLDEPVAGVNPTLANKLADIIEELHEDGITFLIIEHDMGFIMDLADPIVVLNQGAVLMEGSAEQVRSDDRVVEAYLGGGSDV
- a CDS encoding branched-chain amino acid ABC transporter permease, which produces MADETRSAFEESEDTRQAQIERATNAVLVAAALALVGGTLVGLVSPSYLVFLVSLAAMYGLLSLGLNVQWGYAGLINFSVAAFFGLGAYVPVLLSASGSPITDAVPPIVGLFAAVVVTVLLALAIGIPTLSLREDYLAIASLGLAEVVRLVFRNQENWTGGTSGVGGVPLFFEGVPVLETLPRDIGTVDLGIYTLSFQFWNGLLNALVVGSFVLVSYLVLRRVHRSPWGRVLRTIRSDEDLAEALGKNAYAFRMQAFVLGSVVTMLAGVYYAYSNYFLTPDIFDPIYTFYAWIAVILGGSGSNRGALFGGVVIVAIIEGTRAFGLSASWRLFAVGLLIILVMRFRPQGVLPPRDELIWPGARGGGSDE
- a CDS encoding branched-chain amino acid ABC transporter permease: MIGSLSAAGVLASAVAQLGGSYLPQLLNYLANGVVFSAIIVLGGIGLSLVYSIANFANFAHGDTMTVGAYAGLVTLGAIGTAGPTLFALPLGFYAALLAGIAVAAVVAVATHYLIYEPLDVDSIGLLITSIGVAFVYRALVQLRFGSGTYEYGITVLRPIPWIEDLTGITLTEHEVAIVLVSATLVVALHVVLQYTTLGRTMRATADNEELAKVSGIRTERVITSMWVIGAGLAGAAGVFLGLYNQLSPRMGFNLLLVVFAAVILGGIGSVYGAMLGGFVIGMVNRLTPVLTDVGIPIEPAYANAIAFVIMVLVLLVRPTGIAGEEVT